The following coding sequences are from one Sardina pilchardus chromosome 16, fSarPil1.1, whole genome shotgun sequence window:
- the si:ch73-335l21.2 gene encoding RING finger domain-containing protein yields the protein MSEAPGVIQTPGLPGETHAQEQAPVQGDASEVECPICYQEYNQCGKCPRMLECLHVFCTECLQQIQLSSSPCPTVAAAEPDASPSISCPLCRHQTPLRAGDNALSLPANARILARLPPVSFCVTQRVVVSLDAQRDARFIILPTVSLRVEQMTEEEERTRRAGEVGQMRVASGQQRRTLLCVQMLAVVFWVVFVLTCVIAVVFGPNIFHIRQSGGK from the coding sequence ATGTCGGAGGCACCAGGGGTCATCCAGACCCCGGGGCTCCCCGGCGAGACTCATGCCCAGGAGCAGGCCCCCGTGCAGGGCGATGCCTCCGAGGTGGAGTGCCCCATATGCTACCAGGAGTACAACCAGTGTGGCAAGTGCCCCCGGATGCTGGAGTGCCTGCACGTCTTCTGCACCGAGTGCCTGCAGCAGATCCAGCTGTCCTCCTCGCCGTGCCcgacggtggcggcggcggagcCGGACGCCTCCCCGTCGATTTCCTGCCCGCTGTGCCGCCACCAGACCCCCCTGCGGGCGGGCGACAACGCCCTCTCCTTGCCCGCCAACGCGCGCATCCTGGCCCGCCTGCCGCCCGTGTCCTTCTGCGTGACGCAGCGGGTGGTGGTGTCGCTGGACGCCCAGCGCGACGCCCGCTTCATCATCCTGCCCACGGTCAGCCTGCGGGTCGAGCAGATGaccgaggaagaggagaggacgaggagggcCGGGGAGGTGGGGCAGATGCGCGTGGCCAGCGGGCAGCAACGCCGGACGCTGCTCTGTGTCCAGATGCTGGCCGTGGTCTTCTGGGTCGTGTTCGTGCTGACCTGTGTGATCGCCGTGGTGTTCGGACCCAACATTTTCCACAT